In one Triticum urartu cultivar G1812 unplaced genomic scaffold, Tu2.1 TuUngrouped_contig_671, whole genome shotgun sequence genomic region, the following are encoded:
- the LOC125530998 gene encoding uncharacterized protein LOC125530998 has protein sequence MTSRRRSSAAILTSRRWSTSQAPRLHPEVIHQVWSLVLFRCEESHDLHTDDASGNKLDSQLWFSGIFTNKYYPANRGLQSLAADLASTNDSLKQIQQSKVMSTQLAGQSE, from the exons ATGACAAG TCGGCGTAGGAGCAGTGCGGCGATTTTGACGAGTAGGAGATGGAGCACGTCACAAGCACCCCGACTGCACCCTGAGGTTATCCATCAG GTGTGGAGTTTAGTCTTGTTCCGCTGTGAGGAAAGCCATGACCTCCACACAGATGATGCAAGTGGAAACAAGCTAGACTCTCAACTTTGGTTTTCAGGCATCTTCACCAACAAATATTACCCTG CAAATCGAGGACTTCAGAGCCTGGCTGCAGACCTCGCGAGCACCAATGACAGCCTCAAGCAGATTCAGCAGAGCAAGGTGATGAGTACCCAGCTGGCTGGTCAATCTGAATGA